Part of the Lolium rigidum isolate FL_2022 chromosome 6, APGP_CSIRO_Lrig_0.1, whole genome shotgun sequence genome, ACCAAGGAAATCATCGAAGATTTTTTCCTTTTCTAGAAAAATGACAACTTTCCTTAGTTGAAGTTGTAGACCTGCAACTTACCTGCCAGCTAGGAACAAAATATGGCACTGAAAGCTTGACCCCAGCATCCTTAGCAGCAAGGATGTGTCCAATTTCATGAACCCCTACTATGAGTCCAGTTACCAGGGCACCAGACAGTCCTTCTTTCAATAGCTCAGGGTTATCAAATGTTGATCTGGAGAAGAAAATTCTTGTGAAAAATAGTACCTCACTAGTGTTCGACACAAATTATCAAATATATACAGGTTTTCTTTCAAATTAGAGGAGTTCAACAGAAATTGTTCACATTAACCAGaatgtaaaataaataaataatgtaATTGGAAATAGAAATTTCACATGTATTAATAAGGCTTTGTCACGACAGGAAGATAGAAGTTTAGCATCATATTGCTAATCTCATATCTAATGTCTAGAGTATAACATCACTTGACCACCTTGTAACTTCAAAATTGTTTTAACACAAAGGTCACATGTTGCAATTCTAAACTGATATCAAACTACAGAAAATGGAAATCAATACCTCAACTCTCATAGTATAAAGAAATGAACAATTTGGTTCAACACAGGATAAATAAAAATGGTGAATAAATGAAAGAGAAACCTCATACAGCAAGTTGTCCTGGAGGACAGGTACATTTCGAAGCAACAAGGTGAGGACAGTAACTAATCCGAATGCACCAGCAGCAGCCCACTCTGGGACGGCTGAAAATTCAATTTACCAAGAACCGAATCAGCAAGCTCAACAACATACTAATGCAAATATTTAGGCGGCTGACACTTAGGAAAAATATTAGACCACTCTGACCAACGAGCACCGACGAAAAAGGTATTACCTCCAGTAACAGGCTCCACTGTCTGCCTAGGTACAACTACTGCAACTGGCTGCTCATCCTCTGGATTGATGAGAAGAAAAACCCTAAATTCATCACCAAATTTGTTCTGTTGATAACCAGGAACGGTACACAGATCAGAACATTCACATGTGTACAAGATAAGATTTTCAGAAGGACCGGCTTTTCAAGTATCATTTTACCTCTAGTCTAGTAGTGATCTTCTCAAAACTTATGGCTGGCACACCGCGCAAGTTCCCCTTGAATAGTATTCCTCCCTTATGTACACAAGTGAAGGTAGTAAATAGCAATTAGTTACTCAGAGAAATTATATATCTACTTACATGAGGACATCCCAGATCAGAGTTTAAGTCATATACGTAATCATTTAACAGGTAAGTCATATTTCCTAAGAGAATTTGATATATTTGAACTTTATGCCTTGTCACGTAGCCAGGTATCAGTATGGGTACATCTTCATAAAGACATTTAGTGAAAAAATAATTTGCAAGTGATATTTGAGTGGAAATTAGTAACACAAATCCAACGTATGCACATGAAGGTAAACGGTAAAGCCATGAGATGTCGGATATTCACCTCATACGGCTCATGGCTGGTCACGAAGAATGTGTCAAAACCGAAAACTTGATCCTTTAGAATGTCAACTGTTTCCTTGGGGATGGCAACAGCTTCCTCAAGCTGTTGCTGCAGATCATTGAGATTTAAAATGTAAACGATAATTTTCTGTTTAATATCCACTCTGCCATAGAGATTATGAGGAACAAGTAGTACATATCTCTGATTTTTAATGTCCCACTGAACTTATGAACATACTAGATACCGAGAAAATCAATACGGAAACATTTACCTTCATTCCAGGCAAAGGCGAGCCGCTAGCAACATCGACAACCTCCACCTGTGCCTGTTTTTAACAGTATTTTATTGGACATACCATGGTTGCATTATCAATGTCTATAAGGTGAAATTTGTCATGACGTCAACTTCATTACTGCGAACATACCTGTGCAGCGCTATCAGTGCCTGCAGCAGCATCTTTGTCGATGTTCTGAACAGTATCGCTGGTGCTAGCAACCTCCACCTGCTCCTGTTTTCAACAGAATTTTATCAGGCATGCCATGGTTGAGTTCTCAGTGCTATGCCATGATTACTGCCACGAGCATTACCTTCGCATCACTGGCTGCAGTACCAGTCAATCTGCTGATGTTCCGAAGCGTGTTGCTGATGCTCAGCGGCTCTGCATTCGGGGATTCATCTTTCGTCTGGTGAGGGCATGTGAAAGCTAGACAATTATACTTCAGTCACATTCTCATTGTTCATCTAGCTAGGATCCTAGGTCCGACAGACATGAGAAAACCACACACTGCAGATGCTCTGATAAGTAAGGCAGGCGAAAACTTTGGCTGTTTGGCATAATGCATTTCAGACTCAATTTGAGAAACTGTAAAAATAAGGATGGTAGGTACGTTATTTGCACTGGAGTCTGTCTCTGCAGTTGCATTTGGTTCTGCGACAACACTGTCAACTGAAGGCGATGAACCATCTTCTACAACCTCTTTTTTCTCCTGGAAGATAGAAAAATAATGCAAGCTGAATACGTTCTGTACCTTTACAAAAAAAATTGTTCCAGAATTTTACGACAGCTTGATAACGTCCCTAACACAACAGAATACCTCGTCGCCATTGCTCACAGGCTCAGGTTCAGTCTCATCCGCTGCTCTGCATGCGACTCTTCGGCTCCTTGCCGTTCTGTGTGGGCCGGCGGGAAGTAAGACGGAGGAGCGGAGAGCGACAGTGAGGCGAGCGCCTCTGCTCCTCGTCGCCGGCAGGGAGCTGGacgcgaggaggaggcggtggcagCAGCATCcgtgcgacgacgacgacgcacccCGCGACGGCGGcaggcaagaagaagaagaagagctcatGGCGGGCGCGGTGGAGTCGAGAGGGAGGACGAGCGCGCGCCTTATCTCT contains:
- the LOC124660394 gene encoding probable zinc metalloprotease EGY2, chloroplastic isoform X1; the protein is MSSSSSSCLPPSRGASSSSHGCCCHRLLLASSSLPATRSRGARLTVALRSSVLLPAGPHRTARSRRVACRAADETEPEPVSNGDEEKKEVVEDGSSPSVDSVVAEPNATAETDSSANNTKDESPNAEPLSISNTLRNISRLTGTAASDAKEQVEVASTSDTVQNIDKDAAAGTDSAAQAQVEVVDVASGSPLPGMKQQLEEAVAIPKETVDILKDQVFGFDTFFVTSHEPYEGGILFKGNLRGVPAISFEKITTRLENKFGDEFRVFLLINPEDEQPVAVVVPRQTVEPVTGAVPEWAAAGAFGLVTVLTLLLRNVPVLQDNLLSTFDNPELLKEGLSGALVTGLIVGVHEIGHILAAKDAGVKLSVPYFVPSWQIGSFGTITRIVNIVRNRGDLLKVAGAGPIAGYTLGFALLLLGFTLPPSDGIGIIVDPAVFHQSFLLGGLAKLILGDVLKEGTQLSINPLVLWAWAGLLINAINSIPAGELDGGRIAFAMWGRKVSSRLSSVTIGLLGLSSLFSDVAFYFVVLIFFLQRGPIAPLSEEITEPDNTYIGLGVAVLFLGLLVCLPYPFLFDPSQVTDFDF
- the LOC124660394 gene encoding probable zinc metalloprotease EGY2, chloroplastic isoform X2, encoding MSSSSSSCLPPSRGASSSSHGCCCHRLLLASSSLPATRSRGARLTVALRSSVLLPAGPHRTARSRRVACRAADETEPEPVSNGDEEKKEVVEDGSSPSVDSVVAEPNATAETDSSANNTKDESPNAEPLSISNTLRNISRLTGTAASDAKVEVASTSDTVQNIDKDAAAGTDSAAQAQVEVVDVASGSPLPGMKQQLEEAVAIPKETVDILKDQVFGFDTFFVTSHEPYEGGILFKGNLRGVPAISFEKITTRLENKFGDEFRVFLLINPEDEQPVAVVVPRQTVEPVTGAVPEWAAAGAFGLVTVLTLLLRNVPVLQDNLLSTFDNPELLKEGLSGALVTGLIVGVHEIGHILAAKDAGVKLSVPYFVPSWQIGSFGTITRIVNIVRNRGDLLKVAGAGPIAGYTLGFALLLLGFTLPPSDGIGIIVDPAVFHQSFLLGGLAKLILGDVLKEGTQLSINPLVLWAWAGLLINAINSIPAGELDGGRIAFAMWGRKVSSRLSSVTIGLLGLSSLFSDVAFYFVVLIFFLQRGPIAPLSEEITEPDNTYIGLGVAVLFLGLLVCLPYPFLFDPSQVTDFDF